A window of the Candidatus Neomarinimicrobiota bacterium genome harbors these coding sequences:
- a CDS encoding DoxX family protein, translating into MELLNRYAPLVHWLPRLALAGIFISHGVSKFMGPGMFPTPIWQLQGVVELSAGIFMIVGVFGKELLTRVGGLIIAGIMLGAIVMVHWPRWFFTATDAKPMGGMELQLLTATIGIYFLFKGNDVT; encoded by the coding sequence ATGGAATTACTCAATCGTTATGCTCCGCTGGTCCACTGGCTGCCGCGGCTGGCCCTGGCGGGAATCTTCATCTCCCATGGCGTCTCGAAATTTATGGGTCCGGGGATGTTTCCAACACCCATCTGGCAGCTGCAGGGCGTGGTCGAACTGTCAGCCGGAATTTTCATGATTGTCGGCGTTTTCGGAAAGGAGCTGCTGACCCGCGTCGGCGGTCTCATCATTGCCGGTATCATGTTGGGGGCCATTGTCATGGTGCACTGGCCACGCTGGTTCTTCACGGCCACGGATGCCAAACCCATGGGTGGTATGGAGCTTCAGTTGCTTACAGCTACCATCGGCATTTACTTCCTGTTCAAAGGTAACGACGTCACCTGA
- a CDS encoding DUF1643 domain-containing protein has product MTGDAQFSSDGNYRYWLSREWAVSNESCAFIMLNPSTATAEKDDPTIRRCVRFAQRWGYGKLYVANLFAFCTTDPNDLKMAVDPVGVDNDQSILAVIDRCSLTIAAWGVSGAHMNRHGRVLQLISSMGGHLWHLGLSKAGHPMHPLYLPADVHPIKWRVDL; this is encoded by the coding sequence GTGACGGGTGACGCTCAATTCAGTTCTGACGGAAACTATAGGTACTGGCTATCCAGAGAGTGGGCGGTATCAAACGAATCGTGCGCGTTCATTATGCTCAATCCTTCCACCGCAACAGCTGAAAAAGATGATCCGACCATCCGGCGCTGTGTCAGATTCGCTCAACGCTGGGGATATGGGAAACTGTATGTAGCCAACCTGTTTGCGTTCTGTACCACCGATCCCAACGATCTGAAAATGGCAGTTGATCCTGTCGGGGTGGATAATGATCAGTCTATCCTAGCGGTGATAGACCGGTGCAGCCTCACCATAGCCGCCTGGGGAGTAAGCGGCGCACATATGAACAGGCATGGCCGCGTTTTGCAGCTCATCTCGTCAATGGGGGGACATCTGTGGCATCTGGGACTAAGCAAAGCTGGGCACCCCATGCACCCATTGTATTTGCCAGCAGATGTCCATCCTATTAAATGGCGGGTAGATCTCTGA
- a CDS encoding FAD-dependent oxidoreductase: MSKTIIIVGGSFGGIKAAWSLRHLLDVKHRILIISDKPRTTFRASFPRVLFENLDPEKITMDLSNNFDDTGIEFVCDPMTAINQDNNEVICQNNRYLFDYLILATGVQHAYELLPGSREFGLSVCDPARILETREALLNFEKGEFFAGVGAGYTPCDGPPMEVLMDLDHLLREKGIRDKTRLHYITDKGHLLPPGGPEVWKYLDDHFMKREINVHLEVLLVKLDKNTLYFKDGKTMPYDMCLLVPPYRGIPAMQNSGLIDERGFVPVHMKNMLAKEAKHRNIYAVGDCIGNPGPKQGHLAFMQATVAAEHIAWRVNQKGLVRMYLPEFRCVMDQGGGKGLYIYSQYMSEGDGLKIELGEEMYKSKIRFEEIFMEKKGDIGELHLQMMK; the protein is encoded by the coding sequence ATGTCAAAAACAATTATAATTGTCGGCGGCTCATTTGGGGGCATCAAGGCAGCCTGGAGTTTGCGCCATCTTCTTGATGTCAAGCATCGAATCCTGATCATTTCAGACAAACCACGCACAACTTTCCGGGCCTCTTTTCCCAGAGTTCTTTTTGAGAACCTCGACCCAGAAAAGATCACGATGGATCTGTCGAATAACTTTGATGACACTGGCATTGAATTCGTCTGTGATCCGATGACAGCCATTAATCAGGATAACAACGAGGTAATCTGCCAGAACAACCGTTATCTGTTTGACTATCTGATCTTGGCTACAGGGGTCCAGCACGCATACGAGCTTCTACCTGGCTCGCGCGAGTTCGGCCTTTCTGTTTGTGACCCGGCAAGAATATTAGAAACAAGAGAAGCATTGCTCAACTTCGAGAAGGGTGAATTCTTCGCCGGCGTTGGCGCGGGGTACACTCCCTGCGACGGCCCACCGATGGAAGTTCTAATGGACCTCGACCATCTCTTGCGTGAAAAAGGTATACGTGACAAAACGAGACTTCACTATATCACCGACAAGGGTCACCTATTACCTCCCGGAGGTCCTGAGGTGTGGAAATACCTGGATGACCATTTTATGAAACGTGAAATCAACGTCCACCTTGAAGTTTTATTAGTAAAACTCGACAAAAACACTCTCTACTTTAAAGACGGTAAGACAATGCCCTATGATATGTGCCTACTGGTGCCACCCTATCGCGGTATCCCGGCGATGCAAAACTCCGGTCTCATCGATGAACGTGGATTTGTTCCGGTGCACATGAAAAATATGCTCGCAAAGGAGGCCAAGCACCGGAATATCTACGCCGTTGGAGACTGCATTGGTAACCCCGGCCCCAAGCAGGGCCATTTGGCATTCATGCAGGCTACCGTCGCTGCAGAGCATATTGCCTGGAGAGTTAATCAGAAAGGCTTAGTGAGAATGTACCTACCTGAATTTCGCTGTGTTATGGATCAGGGAGGTGGCAAAGGGCTATATATTTATTCGCAATACATGTCAGAAGGAGATGGGTTGAAAATTGAGCTTGGCGAAGAAATGTATAAGTCAAAAATTCGATTCGAAGAGATCTTTATGGAAAAAAAGGGTGACATTGGAGAACTCCATCTTCAGATGATGAAATAA
- a CDS encoding hydantoinase/oxoprolinase family protein, with protein MPDTLIIGVDTGGTFTDFVYITGDDMVVRKIPSTPENPAQAVLEGLQGIAADGRQLLVVHGSTVATNSLLERKGASTLLITTAGFEDVIEIARQNRQDIYDLNVDGVEPLIPRERRLGVVERIGPRGEIVTALTDDELARTVAAVKSMNPEAVAVCFLHSYANPDHEKAVTAALREVSQAFIKSSHEVLPEFREYERTTTTVINAYLGPIMDRYLAHLEEHFTDGPIRIMQSNGGAVSIGAAKERPVVTALSGPAGGVVGGFELGRLAGYDQLITFDMGGTSTDVSLCPGELLYTSEATVGPLPIRIPMIDIHTVGAGGGSMAYLDDGGALRVGPESAGARPGPICYALGGTRLTVTDANLYLGRLSEEHFLGGEQSLDSAAVASAMASMAGDMGIAPTRLAQGILEVATAVMERAIRVISIERGYDPREFSLVSFGGAGGMHALDLARALQIPRVIVPQAAGVASAIGMLLADVVRDYSQTLLWPAEEAISSRLEAEVGTLTQLARADFAAEGISAGDITYAPMVEVRYVGQGYEIRVNLTHDLVADFHRAHHQRYGYSDPGRPVELVNLRLRATSAAPKPSFRPRPLGGTDHSAAVDGKVEIVFGEQQVQAELIRRERLRPGNRFQGPALIVEYSTTTVIPVDGWCAVDHYGNLLLTFEEPAAP; from the coding sequence ATGCCTGATACGCTGATTATTGGGGTCGATACAGGCGGTACTTTCACCGACTTCGTCTATATCACCGGGGACGATATGGTGGTCAGGAAAATCCCCTCCACGCCGGAGAATCCCGCCCAGGCCGTGCTGGAAGGACTGCAAGGCATTGCCGCCGATGGCCGGCAGTTGCTGGTCGTGCACGGCTCCACGGTGGCAACCAATTCCCTGCTGGAGCGGAAGGGCGCATCGACCCTGCTGATCACAACCGCCGGATTTGAGGATGTCATCGAGATTGCCAGGCAGAACCGGCAGGATATCTACGACCTGAATGTGGACGGTGTCGAACCGTTGATACCCAGGGAGCGCCGCCTCGGCGTGGTCGAGAGGATAGGCCCCAGGGGCGAGATTGTCACGGCCCTCACGGACGATGAACTGGCCCGCACGGTCGCGGCCGTGAAATCAATGAATCCCGAAGCCGTGGCCGTCTGCTTTCTGCATAGTTATGCCAACCCGGACCACGAGAAGGCCGTGACGGCGGCGCTGCGCGAGGTGAGCCAGGCCTTTATCAAGTCGTCCCATGAGGTGCTGCCTGAATTCAGGGAGTACGAGCGAACCACCACCACGGTTATCAACGCCTACCTTGGGCCTATCATGGACCGCTACCTCGCCCATCTTGAAGAGCATTTCACTGATGGGCCCATCCGCATTATGCAAAGCAACGGCGGTGCGGTTTCCATCGGTGCGGCGAAGGAGCGGCCCGTCGTTACGGCCCTGTCGGGTCCCGCCGGGGGTGTAGTCGGGGGCTTCGAGCTGGGCCGGCTGGCAGGCTATGACCAGCTCATCACCTTCGACATGGGCGGCACCAGCACCGATGTGAGCCTCTGCCCGGGCGAGCTCCTCTATACCTCGGAGGCCACGGTGGGGCCGCTGCCTATCAGGATTCCGATGATCGACATCCATACCGTGGGGGCAGGAGGAGGATCGATGGCCTACCTGGACGATGGCGGAGCCCTACGGGTAGGACCTGAAAGTGCGGGCGCCCGGCCCGGGCCAATCTGTTACGCTCTCGGCGGCACCCGGCTCACTGTCACCGATGCCAATCTCTATCTGGGACGTCTTTCGGAGGAACATTTCCTCGGAGGGGAACAATCTCTGGATAGCGCAGCGGTGGCATCAGCCATGGCATCCATGGCCGGCGACATGGGCATTGCGCCCACCCGGCTGGCGCAGGGGATTCTCGAGGTTGCCACCGCCGTCATGGAGCGGGCCATCCGGGTGATATCCATTGAGCGGGGCTATGACCCCCGGGAATTCAGCCTGGTCAGTTTCGGCGGCGCCGGCGGCATGCACGCACTTGATCTGGCCCGGGCGCTGCAGATACCCAGGGTCATCGTCCCGCAGGCGGCAGGAGTAGCCTCGGCCATCGGGATGCTCCTGGCCGACGTTGTCCGCGATTACAGCCAGACGCTGCTGTGGCCGGCAGAGGAGGCAATATCGTCCAGGCTGGAGGCCGAAGTTGGCACGCTAACCCAGCTCGCCCGGGCGGATTTCGCAGCCGAAGGGATATCCGCCGGCGACATCACTTATGCACCCATGGTGGAGGTGCGCTACGTGGGCCAGGGTTATGAAATCCGGGTGAACCTGACCCACGACCTGGTGGCCGATTTCCACCGGGCTCACCACCAGCGCTACGGCTACAGTGATCCCGGGCGGCCGGTGGAGCTGGTGAACCTCCGACTCAGGGCCACCTCGGCCGCCCCCAAGCCGTCCTTCCGTCCCCGGCCTCTGGGCGGTACCGATCATAGCGCGGCCGTAGACGGCAAGGTGGAAATCGTTTTCGGTGAGCAGCAAGTGCAAGCCGAGCTCATCAGACGGGAGCGGCTGCGGCCGGGGAACCGCTTTCAGGGGCCAGCCCTCATCGTGGAGTATTCGACCACGACAGTGATACCGGTGGATGGCTGGTGCGCCGTGGATCACTACGGCAACCTGCTGCTGACCTTCGAGGAGCCGGCCGCCCCGTGA
- a CDS encoding hydantoinase B/oxoprolinase family protein: MANPDPVLLELFRNMFESVAEEMGMALCRTSFSPNIKERRDYSCAVFDGDGKLVAQGDHMPVHLGSMPLSVRAVLDELELEQGDVGIVNDPFAGGTHLPDITLVQPVFATEDSAPAFYVANRAHHSDVGGMTPGSMPLATSIYQEGLRIPPVRLVRHGDIASDVLSLVLANVRTPVEREGDLTAQLAANRTGERRLLAILQKYGPEVCNAYMAHLQHYGERMMRQTIRDLPDGEYRFEDVMDDDGYGNGPLAIKAAVTIAGDDAKVDFTGTAAQTVGGINANFAITLSAVYYCFRVLIPGRVPSNAGTMLPVRIVAPEGSLVNARLPAAVAGGNVETSQRIVDTVLGALAQAAPNVIPAASSGTMNNLTVGGIDPRTGEPYAYYETVAGGMGARPSKAGLSATHTHMTNSLNTPIEALEHAYPFRIVRYAIRRGSGGKGRFAGGDGIERAMTMLGPAEVTLLSDRRTSRPWGLAGGEAGASGENSLHSLDGGVEQLPGKFSRMVPRGTTLRILTPGGGGHGKAR, from the coding sequence GTGGCAAATCCGGACCCGGTTCTGCTGGAACTGTTCCGCAACATGTTTGAGTCGGTTGCGGAAGAGATGGGGATGGCCCTCTGCAGGACCTCATTTTCGCCCAACATCAAGGAGCGGAGAGATTACTCCTGCGCCGTGTTCGATGGGGATGGCAAGCTGGTGGCCCAAGGCGATCACATGCCGGTGCACCTGGGATCGATGCCGCTGTCGGTGCGGGCGGTCCTTGACGAACTGGAGCTTGAGCAGGGGGATGTGGGGATAGTGAACGATCCCTTTGCCGGCGGAACCCATCTCCCCGACATCACCCTGGTGCAGCCGGTATTCGCCACAGAGGATTCGGCGCCGGCATTTTATGTAGCCAACCGGGCGCATCATTCCGATGTGGGGGGTATGACCCCCGGTTCCATGCCGCTGGCGACGTCAATTTACCAGGAGGGGCTGCGCATCCCGCCGGTCCGGCTGGTGCGGCATGGGGACATCGCGTCCGATGTGCTGAGTCTGGTGCTGGCAAACGTGCGCACCCCTGTCGAACGGGAAGGCGACCTGACGGCCCAGCTGGCGGCCAACAGGACCGGCGAGCGGAGGCTGCTGGCGATCCTGCAGAAATACGGACCGGAGGTCTGCAATGCATACATGGCCCACCTGCAGCATTATGGCGAACGCATGATGCGTCAAACCATCCGCGATCTGCCGGACGGGGAATATCGCTTTGAGGACGTGATGGACGACGACGGCTACGGGAACGGTCCCCTGGCCATCAAGGCAGCCGTCACTATCGCCGGGGATGATGCCAAAGTCGATTTCACCGGCACGGCCGCGCAGACCGTGGGGGGGATCAATGCCAACTTCGCCATCACCTTGTCGGCTGTCTATTACTGCTTCCGGGTGCTCATCCCTGGCCGGGTGCCCTCAAATGCCGGCACGATGCTGCCCGTCAGGATAGTCGCGCCGGAAGGGTCATTGGTGAATGCCAGACTACCTGCTGCAGTCGCTGGGGGCAATGTGGAAACAAGTCAGCGCATCGTGGACACGGTGCTGGGAGCTTTGGCTCAGGCGGCGCCAAACGTGATACCGGCAGCCTCCAGCGGCACCATGAACAACCTCACCGTTGGAGGTATCGATCCCCGCACCGGCGAGCCGTACGCCTACTACGAGACGGTTGCCGGCGGCATGGGTGCCCGGCCGTCCAAGGCTGGCTTGAGCGCCACCCACACCCACATGACCAACAGCCTCAACACGCCCATCGAGGCGTTGGAGCATGCCTACCCTTTCCGGATCGTCCGCTACGCCATCCGGCGGGGGAGTGGAGGCAAGGGGCGCTTTGCCGGCGGGGATGGCATCGAACGGGCCATGACGATGCTGGGTCCGGCAGAAGTGACCCTGCTGTCGGATCGCAGAACGAGTCGCCCCTGGGGTTTGGCGGGGGGTGAGGCCGGCGCTTCCGGCGAGAACAGTCTGCACAGTTTGGATGGTGGGGTGGAGCAGCTTCCGGGCAAGTTCAGCCGCATGGTGCCCAGGGGCACCACTCTCCGCATCCTGACGCCGGGGGGCGGAGGACACGGCAAGGCCCGTTAG
- a CDS encoding M20/M25/M40 family metallo-hydrolase, whose protein sequence is MTHLRAALTLTLLIAPLAAQGLTPNEQKVVDAARASVNDALTFLEKVVNINSGTLNVKGVRKTGKAFDKPFRQLGFDTRWIGMPAEMQRAGHFLASRKGNRGERLLLIGHLDTVFERRSPFQKYRREGDTAYGPGVNDMKGGNVVILYALKALHQTGNLDGTTIAVILHGDEEKVGYPLSISRRDIRAAAEQSDLALGYEARIPGTGTIARRGSSNWRLEVEGKQGHSSNIFGEKYGSGAIFEASRILNDFHEQMRGEQYLTFNPGSIVGGTDVTYDIPTTTGHAYGKTNIIARKVIVDGGLRFITEEQKEAAREKMRAIVAQNLPQTSAVIFFEDRYPAMPPTDASYALLAEMDRASRDLGHGPVEAFDPGARGAADIAFVADLIAGLDGLGAVGEGGHTPKESLDIPEFIKTLELSALLLYRLTHP, encoded by the coding sequence ATGACCCATCTCCGCGCCGCTCTTACACTGACCCTATTGATCGCACCACTCGCCGCACAGGGCCTCACCCCCAATGAACAAAAAGTCGTGGATGCGGCCAGAGCTTCAGTGAATGACGCCCTCACCTTCCTGGAGAAAGTGGTCAACATCAACAGCGGAACGCTGAACGTCAAGGGGGTCCGTAAAACAGGCAAGGCCTTCGACAAGCCGTTCAGGCAGCTCGGCTTTGACACCCGGTGGATTGGTATGCCAGCCGAGATGCAGCGGGCCGGCCATTTCTTGGCGAGCCGCAAGGGCAACCGTGGCGAGCGCTTGCTCCTCATCGGCCACCTCGATACGGTTTTCGAGAGACGGTCGCCTTTCCAGAAGTACCGCCGGGAGGGCGACACCGCCTACGGTCCCGGGGTGAACGACATGAAGGGGGGCAATGTCGTTATCCTATATGCCCTGAAGGCATTACACCAGACCGGCAACCTCGACGGCACGACCATTGCCGTTATTCTCCACGGCGACGAGGAGAAGGTCGGCTATCCGCTGTCTATCTCCCGGCGGGATATCCGCGCGGCCGCCGAGCAGAGCGATCTCGCTCTGGGCTACGAGGCACGTATCCCGGGCACCGGCACCATTGCCCGCAGAGGCTCCAGCAATTGGCGGCTGGAGGTAGAGGGCAAGCAGGGACATTCGTCCAATATCTTCGGCGAGAAATACGGCTCCGGGGCCATCTTTGAGGCCAGCCGCATCCTGAACGACTTCCATGAGCAGATGCGTGGTGAACAGTACCTTACCTTCAATCCCGGTTCTATCGTTGGCGGAACCGATGTCACCTACGATATCCCCACCACAACCGGCCACGCCTACGGCAAAACCAATATCATTGCCCGGAAGGTAATCGTCGATGGTGGACTGAGGTTTATCACTGAAGAGCAGAAGGAGGCGGCCCGGGAGAAAATGCGCGCCATTGTGGCCCAGAACCTGCCGCAAACATCGGCCGTGATATTCTTCGAAGACCGCTACCCCGCCATGCCCCCCACTGATGCCAGTTACGCCCTGCTGGCGGAAATGGACCGTGCCAGCCGCGATCTGGGCCATGGTCCCGTGGAGGCTTTCGATCCCGGTGCGCGGGGCGCCGCCGATATCGCCTTCGTGGCCGATCTCATCGCTGGCTTGGACGGTCTCGGTGCTGTCGGAGAAGGTGGCCATACGCCCAAGGAGTCCCTGGACATCCCCGAGTTCATCAAGACCCTCGAGCTCTCGGCGCTCCTGCTTTACCGGCTGACACACCCGTAA